CCCGAACAGGTTGCTGGCAAAAGAGGTGCGCACCGCGGCGCCGTTCTCATAAATCACATCCGCGCCACAAACGAGGCGTGTGTAGGGCGCATCGAGGTTGAAAATTGTTTTATGCTGAGCAAACAGGAAGAAGCGTACGCCGCGCTCCAAGTACCAGCGTATGATCTCGGCAAACTTTGAAAACGGCGGATTGTCCACCACGACGCACCCGTCGGGATATTCCACTCGGCGATAATCCGTATCCGGCCAAAAGGGGCGTACGATCTGGGCGCCGCGGAGGTCGACCTGTTCGCTGAGCCAGCCGTGCACGATGTCGTACACCTCGGGCGGTGTGTAGCAGTCGTCAGAGGTACGTTTGCGCTCGAATTTGGCCACGAAGGCCTCGTAATCGTCTTGCCTCTTTTTCATCTGCCCCCCCTCTCACACGATGGCCGTGATCTTGTCCAGATTCACCCAGTAGGGGACGTCTTTCTCGTTGTAAAACTTCACTTGTCGGCGCTCGAAGTCGACGGCTGTCACGTAGACTGTCCGCCCATCTATCAGCCGCGCCTTGGTCTTTCGCGTGAAAGCGAGAGCGTCGAACGCTTCGGGGGTGATCGGGGTGGGGCCTTGCACCAGCGTAGGCTGCGGCTTAACCTCCGGGGTACCCGGCGCGGCTGGCCGAATAGATGGAATAACCGGCGGCTCGATCGGCATGGGGTTCTGCGGCGGAACGGGCACGGCTTTGCGCTCGAAGTCGGGCGTGTAGGTCACGTTCGGATCGCCACCGGCCATGTAAAGGGCTACCTGCCGGGCGATGGCAGTCATCTTTTCGCAATAATACTTCTTGCGGGCGCTGTGGATGTCCGTGATCCCGAGGGCGCGGTAACGCTTTACGGTGGCCTTCTCATAGTCGAGCTTCAAGTCGTCAATGCCTTCGCCGGTCTCGAGCGCACGCTTCGCGGCGGGGCTGAAGAGGGTACCCCAAACGACAGGCGTGCCCTCGATTTTGTCGATCACCTCCGAGGGGGTGTCCGTCTTGAGGTTCACGCGCCAAAGCGGTTTTTGAATGAGCTGCAATTTAGCCCGGGCGAAGTCTATATGGCTGGCGTAGTTGGCATACGGATCGAGACTTCCCTCTACTTTGTCATCTCCCAATCGGCCGCTTTGCCCGCGGCGGGCCTTGATGTTGCAGTAATTGTAGTCGCCTACGGGTCTCATGCCTGCGCCGGTGTCCAGCACATCCATCGAGATCAACAGCTGGCGCATGGCGTCGCTGAGCGTGTCGTCTGCCTCGAAGTAGGCGCGGTCGCTGGCTTTGATGAATGCAGGCCGGGTATTGGCTCCAAAGGCGCCCTTGACGGGTTGCCCCAGGTAGCTGTAGGGGACATAGGTCGGGGTAAACTCCGGCGGGATGGTGGTTTTGGTTGGAGTGTTCATTGTTGTTGAATCGTTTATTTGTTGGGTTGTTGAGGGGGCGGTTGGTGGCCATGCAAGGTGTCATCTGCCTTCTTCCGTAGAATCTCGGCGAGGTTATCCGTCCCAAGGGCTTCAATCACGGCTTGCACGATAGCCTCAGAGCGGCGGCGGGTCTTTTCGTCGGCCTTTTCGCGTATGCTGAGAATCTCGATAATGCAGAGACAGACACTTATCAGACAGGTAATGACGGGCAACCCTACGATGGGGTACAGCTTCATCAATACAAACAGATGCGAGAAATGCAGCATGTGGTCGATCATGGCTGCAATGATTACGGCGCTCTCATAGATGACGAACTTCGTAACGCTACGGCTGAGCGGGTTCGAGCGGATCTCTTGCTTGCTCTCTTTGGCCTTCCGTATGCCGCTGATGAGGTCTGCGATGATGGCGATTAAAACGAATACGAAACACGCGGTTGCCACGGGAAACATGGCTCCAGTGCCCTCAAAGAGTACTTCCATTTGTTTGTTGTTAGTTGTTGTAGGTGTTAGAAAAACAGGGTGCCCCGCCCCGGTTATGGTCAGGGTGGGACACCCTCAAGGCAGTGGCTACGCCATAACCACCACCTCGCGTTCGATCAGCAAATACCCCTCAGTGGTACGGGAAAGCGTGACCGCTTCACCGAAAGAGGGTCTGTAGAAATTCATTCTGAAACCTCCTCCACCGAGCGGGGCGTTCAGCTCAAACTTGGCGACAGGTGAAAAGATTGTCGCCGATGCACCTGCTGCGATATTCGCAGAGAGCGGAACAGAGACACCATTCACCGTTGGAGCATCCCCCGTGCCTGTAGTGACTTCAATGGACCCACGCGCACTGTTGTTCTTCACGTTGTATTTGTGGACGATGCCGGTGAAGGCAGGCGCCTCAGGCTGATGGCTTGTGATGGATGTATTCAGTATCATAAGATCACCACGTTAACGGTTAGCGACTCTTCTGGCTGCTTGGCGCACGCAAACGTCAAGCGGCCCTCTTCCTGTGCGGCCGCATAAACGCCGCATCTCCCATAAACTACAATCGAAGCCGGCGCGGGGCTTACGATAAGTGTATTTTCAGCCGTCACGCCTTCCACAGCCGCCATCAGCTGCTTTGTATCGGTATTCCAAGCTGAGACCTCAAGCGTGACCGTTTGCGTAACAACCTTGGCAGCCTCCCCCTTTTCGCCCTTCAACGAAGCAAGGAAATCAGACTTGCTGCCTTCATTGCCGGCCTCTTTCCAAAGGTCGTACGTGCTTTCGCCGGCGTCACCCTTTTCACCTTTCTGGGCAGCAAGGAAGTCAGACATGCTGCCCTCGTTGCCTGCCTCTTTCCAAAGGTCGTAAGTCGATTTACCGGCGTCCCCCGCTCGCCTTTCTGCTTAGCCAGAAAGTCGGACATACTGCCCTCGTTGCCTGCCTCTTTCCAAAGGTCGTACGTCGATTTACCAGTGTTGCCCGGTTCACCTTTCTGCTTAGTGAGGAAGTCATCCAGGCTGCCTTCGTTTCCCGCCTCTTTCCAAAGGTCGTACGTGCTTTTGCCGGCGGCGCCCTTCAATGAAGCAAGGAAGTCAGCCTCGCTGCCTTCGTTGCCTTGCTCTTTCCAAAGCGTATAAATATCCTTACCGGCTGCGCCTTTCAATGAAGCAAGGAAGTCAGCCTCGCTGCCTTCGTTGCCTTGCTCTTTCCAAAGCGTATAAATATCCTTGCCGGCTGCGCCTTTCAATGAAGCAAGGAAGTCAGCCTCGCTGCCTTCGTTGCCTTGCTCTTTCCAAAGCGTATAAATATCCTTGCCGGCTGCGCCTTTCAATGAAGCAAGGAAGTCGGACATGCTGCCCTCGTTGCCTGCCTCTTTCCAAAGGTCGTACGCCGATTTACCGGCGTCGCCCTGTTCGCCTTTCTGCTTAGCCAGGAAGTCGGACATGCTGCCCTCGTTGCCTGCCTCTTTCCAAAGGTCGTACGTCGATTTACCGGCGTCGCCCTGTTCGCCTTTTTGCTTAGCCAGGAAGTCGGACATGCTGCCCTCGTTGCCTACCTCTTTCCAAAGGTCGTACGTCGATTTACCGGCGTCGCCCTGTTCGCCTTTCTGCTTAGCCAGATAGTCAGCCACGCTACCCGTGTTGCCCTGCTCTACCCAAAGCTCGTAGGCACTTTTGCCAGCCTTTCCCGGTTCGCCTTTCAGCTTAGCCAGAAAGTCGGCCACGCTGCCTTCGTTGCCCTGCTCTTTCCAAAGCTCATAGGCCGATTTGCCATCCTGCCCGAGCCGCTGGTCGAGCGCTACTGTTACGTTAAACTCTTTTCCTTCCATGTCTTACGTTGTTTAATTGTCTACTACTTCAATACCTGTGTTCACTTCGCCCGAGGCGATGTCATAGAATCCATCCGGGAAGGTGGCATCATAGATGCGCGTCCGGAAACGTGCAAAGAGGGGGCCTTCGGTGAATCGGGGGTTGTCGAGGCCTACGACCACCTGCCCATTATCCACCTTCAATCCCGGGGGAACGCTTCGCCGAGCTTTCGCCCGACGACGATACGCCGCGACCGCGACGTGTAAAACTCAAATAGCAGATCGCACTTCGTTGGATCGACGGGGTTGCCCATTCGGTCCGTAATGTCGATGCGAAACTTTGCATCCGATTGCTTTTGCAAATACTGTCTGTCCATACTTCGTATAATCGTTAATGGTTCGTTGTCTATACTTCCGGCCGCGTCCACGCATAGGGGCGGCGCTGAGTGAGGTAGTTCGGATCGGCCATATTGCGGTATGCCTCACGCTCGAATCGGATAGCCCGGTAAGCAGTGTGAGCGTCGCGGAGACGCAGCATTCCCCATAGCCATTCCAGCATATAGATGAGGTAGAATCCGAGGAAACCCGTTTCGCGCATCTGCGCCGTGTGGATGGCCTCATGCCGCAGGACGGCTTCGGATAGCGGCCGATACTCCCGCCGAGCGAATACGACGCCCAGCAGATTGATGGCCGTAAAGCCACGGAAAGGCACGAGGCCGTTGTAGATCACTTTCATGCTTTCGCCTTCTTTTCAGGCGTACCGCCACCCATAGACCGGAACGCACTGGCCACCTCGTCCACAATAGCGGCAAACGCGGCCTTCTTTTCCGCCTCTGTCAGGTTGCTCCCTTTATCGAGGTAAAAGCTGATCCGCCCATCCGGAAAGGCCGAAACACTGCCGAGGTTCCGATCCTCACGTTCGATCGAGGCGTTCAATTCCATCGTTCTTCCGCCTTCTTCCGTGATGTTGTACCGGATCGACAGCGTGCCCGCCTCGTCGATCTTTGTCACGCCCTGTCTGATAATTCGTTGCAGTTCCATTTCTATTATTCCCCTTTCACGTCCACGGCCGCCGCTTTGACGTCGCGGATAACTGAGTGAATAAATTGCCCGGTGAGGGTCTGAATAAGCAGTGCAAACTCATCGTCAGAAAACTCTGTTTCCTCCCCCTCGGGAGCGTTGTAAACCTTGCGCGCCAGCGTGTCGAGCTCGAGCGTTAACGAACGCCCATAGATGGCATTGCCGAACGCCCGCCGCTGGTCGAGCACCTCGAAGCGCCCCGGCTCTACTTCTAATTTGATCCTACTGAAATCTATTCTTTTCATATTGTCTATTGTTTGATTGTTGTTATTGCCAGCATAGCAGCCTCGTCTTGGAGTCCCATACAACTACATGGTAGTCATTCCCTCCTATGGGCTGAGTGGTGTGGTTCTTATGCGGTAGATCCATTCTTATTTGAGCGTAACTATGCCAATCAGAGTCCAATCTCCCAACTCGGAGTTCGATCCCCCCCCTCCGCTCTGGATGCTCAACTCTCGACCGTTCAGACTTGTATTTGAACTGCTTCCATAGGTTGGATTAAATTCTCCTTTTAGACCGAAGCCGCTGAGTTCCATGTTCATCTTATTGTTTTCTAAAGCTGTTGCTATTCTAATGCCTCCAGTCGGAGACATAGACATTTGATGGTTAAAGCTATTTTTGACGGACGCCCAAGATGTTCCAGCTGATGAGATGTTTTTGTCTTCTATAACAAATCCTCCAATCTTCGCAGCCTTCGATAGAATCAAGTCCGCGTCAAGTAGCGAGGTAATGATCTTGCCTTTGTCAATGATGGTGCGGTTGCCATACTTCACGCGGTTAAGGTCAATGTCGCCGGAATTGACTTGTTTTTGCAGATTGGACGTAAACCTTTCCTCCGCGTCTAAACGGGTGTGTGCACTGTCGGCCAAGTCTCTTGTAGTCTTTAGACCGTCTTTATACGAACCAAAGGAGACGACGGCATCCATATTGATATTCTTCGAGATCATATTAATCGCCGTCGGGCTTTGGGTGATGTACGAGGCGATCGTGTCGCCATTAGCCAGCTGCGCGGAGGCGTATAGTGCATTGCCTTGTGCGGTGGTTATAAAGCCCGCCGTTTGCAGTCGGAAGATCTTATCCTCGGACGTTGCTTGCCGATTCAGCAGGCTGTTCACCTGATTTTGCGACCACGTTTGCAGCGCCGCGAGCTGATCCTTTGTTCCCCCGGCCGTGACATTGATACGCCCCACCTCACCACGGATCTGATCGGCAAAGACCTTGAACTCCGAACGGGTCTCATAGATCGAGAGATCCGGTTTGTCCGTCAGGTTGCTGTATCCCACGGAGCCCGATTCAATGCGAATATTCCCGCCGATCACCCCCTCGGCCACGTTGAAATACGTCCGGCCGTCGGGGCTGATGATGTTGCGGATGCGCATTTGCCCGGGCAGGATTTCCGTGTAGCCATAGGCCGTGGCAAAGCTGCGTTCCCCGCCCGATTCAGACGAAAGCAGCCCCACGAGGAAGTAATAAAAGCCATCGCCCGGGTCATACTTGTATGTCTCTTGCAACAGGAACTCGCCCGACGTGCCCCCTTTGGCGCATTTGGCCACGAGGTAAAAGGCCGACTTTTCACCTCCAAGGAAGGGCGAGGTGTAGCCCACCACGTCCCAATACTTATAATCCGTCGCTTTGTGTGCTGATGAGGTCTTATTGATGCCCATCGTCATATGCTTCAGGATGGCAGCCGGAGCCGTGAACACCTTCGTCTCATTATTCATCTCGAACAGCGGGATGATTTCGCGCTGC
The sequence above is drawn from the Tannerella serpentiformis genome and encodes:
- a CDS encoding chromosome partitioning protein ParB, yielding MKKRQDDYEAFVAKFERKRTSDDCYTPPEVYDIVHGWLSEQVDLRGAQIVRPFWPDTDYRRVEYPDGCVVVDNPPFSKFAEIIRWYLERGVRFFLFAQHKTIFNLDAPYTRLVCGADVIYENGAAVRTSFASNLFGDTLAMSVPDLYERLTTAMRSKDPLPRYSYPSHLLTFSDLSRCASHGVALSIPRSGATFVRRLDSQQAVKKYIYGGGFLLSDQQAARMEEALREADRLKAEKVASVAWAISDREREIIAQLSAGQA
- a CDS encoding phage holin family protein, whose amino-acid sequence is MEVLFEGTGAMFPVATACFVFVLIAIIADLISGIRKAKESKQEIRSNPLSRSVTKFVIYESAVIIAAMIDHMLHFSHLFVLMKLYPIVGLPVITCLISVCLCIIEILSIREKADEKTRRRSEAIVQAVIEALGTDNLAEILRKKADDTLHGHQPPPQQPNK